CGGTGAACTCAATCACTCCATCCATAAACCTCCGTGCATCGCGTCAAACAGCTTTATTGCCGCCAACCAGCCGTCCAGCGCGACGGGGATATTCACCTTCTTGGTCTCGAAGTCCGGCCCGGTCTTGCCGAAACGGATTACCCATGCGCTGTCCGGCAACGAGACGCCGTAGGTTTCCGCGAACGCTTGCGCATAGGCGGACACCTGCAGGGGATACTCGTCGCGCATGGCATTGCTGGTTTTCCAGTCCAAGATGATAAACCCGCCGGATTTCGCGCGGGCTATCGCGTCCAGCCGCCCGCCATAGCCGTATTTTGTGCTGGCTACGACGGTATCGCCCGCGATTATCTCCAGACCTTCGTGCGATAGCCACGCCATGAAGTTGTCAAAGCCGGGTTGGGTGTCCAGTTCCAGTTTTGGCGTCTTTCCGGCGATGTAATCGTCTATGGCTTGGTGTACGCGCCCGCCGATATCTGCGGCCTCGTCCTTGATTTTGTCCGGTTGCCGGTCGGCGCGGGCGAGTATCGGGCCAAGAATATCGGCTGTGATGGCCCGACCCTGCGTAAGCTCGGCGATAAGCTCGGACTCTGCCAGTTTCAGCGCGGCACGGCGTGCCCACACCACCAGCGCGTTGGTTTTGCCACCGCCCACGATGTTGAGTATCTTCGTGACGGAGGGATACTCTATCCCGTTGACGGTGTAAAGATGCTGGCGGCGGTAATCGCGGTAGCCGACCGCATAAACAGGCTTCGGCAGTATCGCGGTATCCATCAGAATGGCACCTCGCCGTCGTCCGCCGGTTTGTTGTCCGGGATATAGTCGAACTGGCGGACCTTGTTGCTGCGCTTGCCGTTGTATTCCTCGATGATGATGTCCGCCATCGCTTCTTTGCCGACGATATCGTCCGAGTCAAAGTTGACGCAGCTTTTGTCTATCGAAAAGCCGAAACATTTCAGCGAATGCACCGCTATGCCATGCCCCGGCTGGCCTTTCGGGATGAATGTCAGCGTGTGGTAAACCCACCTGTCCGGCTTGTCCAGAACGCCAAGCTTCATGTTTATTTTCGGGTCGCCCGCCTTGGAGTAACCGTCCTCAACTTGCAACACCTTCACGCGGTATCTGCCCGCCGGTAACGGGGTGTAAACGCCTGCGTTCTCGTCCACTTCGTAATCTATCCTCATGGCTATCCTCCCTATTTGGATTCTTCAAAGCCGAGCATGTCGTACTGCTTCTTGCCGTCCTTGATAGACTCTTTGTAAGCGACGGCGATTGCCTTCCCGACAAATCCGACAGCGCGTTCCGCAGCCGCCGCGCTGTGGGTGATGAACACCTTGCCGACGCCCGCCAGCTTGAGGCCGTATTTCTTACCGGTCCCGGTATCCCGGCTTTTTACTTCCTCCAGCACGCCCTTGGCGGTAAGCTGCTCGGCGGCTTCCGGCGCGGATTTTGCTTCCGCCGGTCTGGTTTCCGGCGAGGGCGCAGGTTTAGGTTCCGGCTTCGCGCCGGCGTTCAGCCAGCTTATGAGCGCCTTGCCTGTGTCATCGGTAATCGGGAAATCTTTGCCGTCAAACAGGCTGGTGCGGTCTTTGGAAACTGCGGCGTAGTGATTTTGGTTGAGTGTGAATACGACGGTGAACTCATATTCCACACTGTCGCGCTGTATCGGCGCGGTGCCGATTTTGCGGGGAATTGCCTGCCCTTTGATGTTGGTTTCAACAGCGTATTCAGCTTTTGAACGCATTGTGGCGATGATATGCATATCGCTCTGTAAAATCGCGTTGATCAGCCGCTCGTGGCGCGGCGTGACATTTTTCCAGCCCGCAAAACCCTTGTTGAGCGCGTCTACGACGGAAAGACATCCGCCTTCGCCAGTCCACTCATGCGACAGGCTGTCTATAACGCACACGCCGTATCCCGCCTGCTGCGCCACCTTGATGGCGTCCACATAGGCTTCGGGCGTATAAGGCGGGCGAAGCTCGGTAACGTCGAAATCAAACCTGTCGGCATACAGGCTGGCCGAGCCATGCTCGGTGTCTATAACGGCGACTTTAGACGAGAGCGATTTGGCGAGTATCAACGAGCTGAACGT
This is a stretch of genomic DNA from Elusimicrobiales bacterium. It encodes these proteins:
- a CDS encoding PD-(D/E)XK nuclease family protein, yielding MDTAILPKPVYAVGYRDYRRQHLYTVNGIEYPSVTKILNIVGGGKTNALVVWARRAALKLAESELIAELTQGRAITADILGPILARADRQPDKIKDEAADIGGRVHQAIDDYIAGKTPKLELDTQPGFDNFMAWLSHEGLEIIAGDTVVASTKYGYGGRLDAIARAKSGGFIILDWKTSNAMRDEYPLQVSAYAQAFAETYGVSLPDSAWVIRFGKTGPDFETKKVNIPVALDGWLAAIKLFDAMHGGLWME
- a CDS encoding DUF669 domain-containing protein codes for the protein MRIDYEVDENAGVYTPLPAGRYRVKVLQVEDGYSKAGDPKINMKLGVLDKPDRWVYHTLTFIPKGQPGHGIAVHSLKCFGFSIDKSCVNFDSDDIVGKEAMADIIIEEYNGKRSNKVRQFDYIPDNKPADDGEVPF
- a CDS encoding ATP-binding protein, coding for MFQKAQKTQSRLRLAVEGPAGAGKTFSSLILAKSLSSKVAVIDTEHGSASLYADRFDFDVTELRPPYTPEAYVDAIKVAQQAGYGVCVIDSLSHEWTGEGGCLSVVDALNKGFAGWKNVTPRHERLINAILQSDMHIIATMRSKAEYAVETNIKGQAIPRKIGTAPIQRDSVEYEFTVVFTLNQNHYAAVSKDRTSLFDGKDFPITDDTGKALISWLNAGAKPEPKPAPSPETRPAEAKSAPEAAEQLTAKGVLEEVKSRDTGTGKKYGLKLAGVGKVFITHSAAAAERAVGFVGKAIAVAYKESIKDGKKQYDMLGFEESK